One Myripristis murdjan chromosome 17, fMyrMur1.1, whole genome shotgun sequence DNA segment encodes these proteins:
- the agfg1b gene encoding arf-GAP domain and FG repeat-containing protein 1b isoform X2, whose protein sequence is MATSAKRKQEETHLKMLREMTSLPPNRKCFDCDQRGPTYANMTVGSFVCTTCSGILRGLNPPHRVKSISMTTFTQQEIEFLQKHSNEVCKHIWLGLYDDRTSVVPDFREPQKVKEFLQEKYEKKRWYVPPDQARAVASVQASVSGSSASSTGSTPEVQPLKTLQLNKTPPRQSPGLGRSQAHSNAQEKKFDLLSDLGGDIFAAPPTQAASSANFANFAHFQSQSAATQGNSNANFANFEAFGNSTIPSHLGTSPPSKSFSSGGGVPIPSMSSAVPTQSQTGSSSEDRYAALAKLDNELSSSAPTGSSVPGNVFGAVLGSSPAQTRPVLPSIQPGFGAVPSTNPFVAAAVAPEMATNPFQTNGRAPAAASFGTGSMSMPAGFGNASSYCLPTSFSGNFQQPFPGQAPIPYPQPGAYHPQPNGPAAFPVYGQNKPSMTPFGQPMAGPGMSNNPFMAGAPAGSFPAGGSSTNPFL, encoded by the exons ATGGCGACGAGCGCGAAGCGAAAGCAGGAGGAGACTCATCTGAAGATGCTCCGGGAAATGACTAGCCTGCCCCCGAATAGGAAATGCTTCGACTGCGACCAGCGCGGCCCGACCTATGCCAACATGACAGTGGGCTCTTTCGTCTGTACCACCTGTTCCGGGATCTT GCGAGGACTGAACCCCCCACACAGAGTGAAGTCCATTTCTATGACAACATTCACACAGCAGGAAATTGAGTTCCTACAGAAACACAGCAATGAG GTCTGTAAACACATCTGGTTGGGCCTCTATGACGACAGGACATCAGTTGTTCCAGATTTCCGAGAACCTCAGAAAGTAAAAGAATTCCTTCAGGAAAAATACGAGAAGAAAAGATG GTATGTTCCTCCAGACCAGGCAAGGGCAGTAGCGAGCGTCCAGGCGTCTGTGTCCGGTTCCTCAGCCAGCAGCACTGGAAGCACCCCGGAGGTCCAACCCCTCAAGACTCTGCAGCTCAACAAGACCCCACCTCGCCAG TCTCCAGGGCTGGGTCGTTCCCAGGCTCATAGCAATGCTCAGGAGAAGAAGTTTGACTTGCTGTCAGACCTGGGAGGAGACATCTTCGCTGCTCCACCCACTCAAGCTGCCAGCTCTGCAAACTTTGCCAACTTTGCACATTTCCAAAGCCAATCAG CAGCAACTCAGGGTAATTCAAATgccaactttgccaactttgAGGCGTTTGGCAACTCCACAATCCCATCCCATCTCGGCACGTCACCTCCCTCAAAGTCCTTTTCATCAG GGGGTGGTGTGCCTATCCCATCAATGTCCAGTGCTGTCCCCACCCAGTCCCAGACGGGGAGTTCTTCAGAGGACCGCTACGCTGCCCTGGCTAAACTCGACAATGAGCTCAGCTCCTCCGCCCCCACAGGCAGCAGTGTgccagg GAATGTGTTTGGAGCAGTGCTGGGATCTTCACCTGCCCAGACTCGACCTGTCTTACCCAGCATACAGCCAGGCTTTGGAG CTGTCCCGTCCACAAATCCCTTCGTTGCTGCAGCTGTTGCCCCGGAGATGGCCACCAACCCTTTCCAGACCAATGGTAGAGCtccagctgcag CCTCATTCGGTACTGGCTCTATGAGCATGCCTGCCGGCTTTGGGAATGCATCTTCCTACTGCCTCCCGACCAGTTTCAGCGGAAACTTCCAGCAGCCCTTCCCTGGCCAGGCCCCCATCCCCTACCCTCAACCTGGGGCCTATCACCCCCAGCCTAATG GCCCTGCTGCGTTCCCAGTCTACGGTCAGAACAAGCCCTCCATGACCCCCTTTGGGCAGCCCATGGCTGGCCCTGGCATGTCCAATAACCCATTTATG GCGGGAGCTCCAGCCGGGTCTTTCCCTGCCGGAGGGTCTTCCACCAACCCCTTCCTGTAG
- the agfg1b gene encoding arf-GAP domain and FG repeat-containing protein 1b isoform X3, with protein sequence MATSAKRKQEETHLKMLREMTSLPPNRKCFDCDQRGPTYANMTVGSFVCTTCSGILRGLNPPHRVKSISMTTFTQQEIEFLQKHSNEVCKHIWLGLYDDRTSVVPDFREPQKVKEFLQEKYEKKRWYVPPDQARAVASVQASVSGSSASSTGSTPEVQPLKTLQLNKTPPRQSPGLGRSQAHSNAQEKKFDLLSDLGGDIFAAPPTQAASSANFANFAHFQSQSATQGNSNANFANFEAFGNSTIPSHLGTSPPSKSFSSGGGVPIPSMSSAVPTQSQTGSSSEDRYAALAKLDNELSSSAPTGSSVPGNVFGAVLGSSPAQTRPVLPSIQPGFGAVPSTNPFVAAAVAPEMATNPFQTNGRAPAAASFGTGSMSMPAGFGNASSYCLPTSFSGNFQQPFPGQAPIPYPQPGAYHPQPNGPAAFPVYGQNKPSMTPFGQPMAGPGMSNNPFMAGAPAGSFPAGGSSTNPFL encoded by the exons ATGGCGACGAGCGCGAAGCGAAAGCAGGAGGAGACTCATCTGAAGATGCTCCGGGAAATGACTAGCCTGCCCCCGAATAGGAAATGCTTCGACTGCGACCAGCGCGGCCCGACCTATGCCAACATGACAGTGGGCTCTTTCGTCTGTACCACCTGTTCCGGGATCTT GCGAGGACTGAACCCCCCACACAGAGTGAAGTCCATTTCTATGACAACATTCACACAGCAGGAAATTGAGTTCCTACAGAAACACAGCAATGAG GTCTGTAAACACATCTGGTTGGGCCTCTATGACGACAGGACATCAGTTGTTCCAGATTTCCGAGAACCTCAGAAAGTAAAAGAATTCCTTCAGGAAAAATACGAGAAGAAAAGATG GTATGTTCCTCCAGACCAGGCAAGGGCAGTAGCGAGCGTCCAGGCGTCTGTGTCCGGTTCCTCAGCCAGCAGCACTGGAAGCACCCCGGAGGTCCAACCCCTCAAGACTCTGCAGCTCAACAAGACCCCACCTCGCCAG TCTCCAGGGCTGGGTCGTTCCCAGGCTCATAGCAATGCTCAGGAGAAGAAGTTTGACTTGCTGTCAGACCTGGGAGGAGACATCTTCGCTGCTCCACCCACTCAAGCTGCCAGCTCTGCAAACTTTGCCAACTTTGCACATTTCCAAAGCCAATCAG CAACTCAGGGTAATTCAAATgccaactttgccaactttgAGGCGTTTGGCAACTCCACAATCCCATCCCATCTCGGCACGTCACCTCCCTCAAAGTCCTTTTCATCAG GGGGTGGTGTGCCTATCCCATCAATGTCCAGTGCTGTCCCCACCCAGTCCCAGACGGGGAGTTCTTCAGAGGACCGCTACGCTGCCCTGGCTAAACTCGACAATGAGCTCAGCTCCTCCGCCCCCACAGGCAGCAGTGTgccagg GAATGTGTTTGGAGCAGTGCTGGGATCTTCACCTGCCCAGACTCGACCTGTCTTACCCAGCATACAGCCAGGCTTTGGAG CTGTCCCGTCCACAAATCCCTTCGTTGCTGCAGCTGTTGCCCCGGAGATGGCCACCAACCCTTTCCAGACCAATGGTAGAGCtccagctgcag CCTCATTCGGTACTGGCTCTATGAGCATGCCTGCCGGCTTTGGGAATGCATCTTCCTACTGCCTCCCGACCAGTTTCAGCGGAAACTTCCAGCAGCCCTTCCCTGGCCAGGCCCCCATCCCCTACCCTCAACCTGGGGCCTATCACCCCCAGCCTAATG GCCCTGCTGCGTTCCCAGTCTACGGTCAGAACAAGCCCTCCATGACCCCCTTTGGGCAGCCCATGGCTGGCCCTGGCATGTCCAATAACCCATTTATG GCGGGAGCTCCAGCCGGGTCTTTCCCTGCCGGAGGGTCTTCCACCAACCCCTTCCTGTAG
- the agfg1b gene encoding arf-GAP domain and FG repeat-containing protein 1b isoform X1: protein MATSAKRKQEETHLKMLREMTSLPPNRKCFDCDQRGPTYANMTVGSFVCTTCSGILRGLNPPHRVKSISMTTFTQQEIEFLQKHSNEVCKHIWLGLYDDRTSVVPDFREPQKVKEFLQEKYEKKRWYVPPDQARAVASVQASVSGSSASSTGSTPEVQPLKTLQLNKTPPRQSPGLGRSQAHSNAQEKKFDLLSDLGGDIFAAPPTQAASSANFANFAHFQSQSAAATQGNSNANFANFEAFGNSTIPSHLGTSPPSKSFSSGGGVPIPSMSSAVPTQSQTGSSSEDRYAALAKLDNELSSSAPTGSSVPGNVFGAVLGSSPAQTRPVLPSIQPGFGAVPSTNPFVAAAVAPEMATNPFQTNGRAPAAASFGTGSMSMPAGFGNASSYCLPTSFSGNFQQPFPGQAPIPYPQPGAYHPQPNGPAAFPVYGQNKPSMTPFGQPMAGPGMSNNPFMAGAPAGSFPAGGSSTNPFL from the exons ATGGCGACGAGCGCGAAGCGAAAGCAGGAGGAGACTCATCTGAAGATGCTCCGGGAAATGACTAGCCTGCCCCCGAATAGGAAATGCTTCGACTGCGACCAGCGCGGCCCGACCTATGCCAACATGACAGTGGGCTCTTTCGTCTGTACCACCTGTTCCGGGATCTT GCGAGGACTGAACCCCCCACACAGAGTGAAGTCCATTTCTATGACAACATTCACACAGCAGGAAATTGAGTTCCTACAGAAACACAGCAATGAG GTCTGTAAACACATCTGGTTGGGCCTCTATGACGACAGGACATCAGTTGTTCCAGATTTCCGAGAACCTCAGAAAGTAAAAGAATTCCTTCAGGAAAAATACGAGAAGAAAAGATG GTATGTTCCTCCAGACCAGGCAAGGGCAGTAGCGAGCGTCCAGGCGTCTGTGTCCGGTTCCTCAGCCAGCAGCACTGGAAGCACCCCGGAGGTCCAACCCCTCAAGACTCTGCAGCTCAACAAGACCCCACCTCGCCAG TCTCCAGGGCTGGGTCGTTCCCAGGCTCATAGCAATGCTCAGGAGAAGAAGTTTGACTTGCTGTCAGACCTGGGAGGAGACATCTTCGCTGCTCCACCCACTCAAGCTGCCAGCTCTGCAAACTTTGCCAACTTTGCACATTTCCAAAGCCAATCAG CAGCAGCAACTCAGGGTAATTCAAATgccaactttgccaactttgAGGCGTTTGGCAACTCCACAATCCCATCCCATCTCGGCACGTCACCTCCCTCAAAGTCCTTTTCATCAG GGGGTGGTGTGCCTATCCCATCAATGTCCAGTGCTGTCCCCACCCAGTCCCAGACGGGGAGTTCTTCAGAGGACCGCTACGCTGCCCTGGCTAAACTCGACAATGAGCTCAGCTCCTCCGCCCCCACAGGCAGCAGTGTgccagg GAATGTGTTTGGAGCAGTGCTGGGATCTTCACCTGCCCAGACTCGACCTGTCTTACCCAGCATACAGCCAGGCTTTGGAG CTGTCCCGTCCACAAATCCCTTCGTTGCTGCAGCTGTTGCCCCGGAGATGGCCACCAACCCTTTCCAGACCAATGGTAGAGCtccagctgcag CCTCATTCGGTACTGGCTCTATGAGCATGCCTGCCGGCTTTGGGAATGCATCTTCCTACTGCCTCCCGACCAGTTTCAGCGGAAACTTCCAGCAGCCCTTCCCTGGCCAGGCCCCCATCCCCTACCCTCAACCTGGGGCCTATCACCCCCAGCCTAATG GCCCTGCTGCGTTCCCAGTCTACGGTCAGAACAAGCCCTCCATGACCCCCTTTGGGCAGCCCATGGCTGGCCCTGGCATGTCCAATAACCCATTTATG GCGGGAGCTCCAGCCGGGTCTTTCCCTGCCGGAGGGTCTTCCACCAACCCCTTCCTGTAG
- the LOC115374601 gene encoding probable flap endonuclease 1 homolog has product MGITKLADLIREDAPGAVSHKDISDYAGKVIALDASIVLNQFRAAVPSLGFLSPLTGVFFRTLTFLEHDIKPVFVFDGKPPWEKRAVLEKRAEAAGWRSPNHSGTASSQTKDCLHLLKLLGVPIIQAPGEGEALCAQLVRDGTVDAVASEDMDTLPFGGNVLIRQLNAKKDSDVIEYSLPKLLGILKISHEEFVDLCILLGCDFCDKIAGLGPKRALSLIREHRTIENVVLHVNRRTHPVPHFWKYKDARKLFLNAPQTVVPELVWTEPDEEALVEFLCRAKHVKEHRVRSRMEKFRQMREKKRKDREDEKAAGHGRQTRMEDFFRVTRKRQQLVEAGDSGSSKGKRPKPK; this is encoded by the exons ATGGGGATCACCAAACTGGCAGATCTGATTCGGGAAGATGCTCCCGGTGCCGTTTCTCACAAAGATATCAGCGATTATGCAG GGAAAGTCATTGCGCTGGACGCGTCCATTGTGTTGAACCAGTTCCGTGCGGCGGTGCCTTCACTCGGCTTCCTGAG CCCCCTGACAGGTGTGTTCTTCCGCACCCTCACCTTCCTGGAACATGACATAAAGCCGGTCTTTGTGTTTGATGGGAAGCCCCCCTGGGAGAAGAGAGCTGTT CTTGAGAAACGAGCCGAAGCAGCTGGATGGCGCTCCCCCAACCACTCAGGCACAG CATCCTCCCAGACCAAAGACTGTCTCCACCTCCTGAAGCTGCTGGGTGTGCCCATCATCCAG GCTCCAGGGGAGGGTGAGGCGCTGTGTGCCCAGCTGGTGAGAGACGGGACTGTGGACGCTGTGGCCTCAGAGGACATGGACACGCTCCCGTTTGGAGGGAATGTTCTCATCCGCCAGCTGAACGCAAAGAAGGACAG TGACGTCATCGAATACTCTTTGCCCAAGCTCTTGGGCATTCTCAAAATTTCTCACGAGGAG TTTGTAGACCTGTGTATTTTGCTGGGCTGTGACTTCTGCGACAAGATAGCAGGTTTGGGTCCTAAGAGAGCTCTGAGCCTGATCCGGGAGCACCGGACTATAGAGAACGTGGTTTTGCATGTCAACAGAAGG aCACATCCTGTACCTCATTTCTGGAAGTACAAAGATGCAAGGAAGTTGTTTTTGAACGCACCACAAACCGTAGTGCCTGAACTGGTGTGGACCGAGCCGGATGAAGAGGCCTTGGTCGAGTTCCTCTGCCGTGCCAAACATGTCAA GGAGCACAGGGTCCGTTCACGAATGGAGAAGTTTCGTCAGATGcgggaaaagaagaggaaagacagGGAGGATGAGAAGGCAGCAGGACATGGCAGACAAACTCGCATGGAAGACTTCTTTCGAGTTACCAGAAAGAGGCAGCAG CTGGTGGAGGCTGGCGATTCTGGGAGCAGCAAAGGAAAGAGACCAAAGCCAAAATAA
- the LOC115374598 gene encoding mitochondrial fission factor homolog B-like isoform X1, with protein MSGPTFPSPSAEVAEMNRIHYELEYTEGISQRMRIPETLKVAPENQTGALNPLPAHTTLMQVPERIVIAGDNEDPRYSRPRDLDLIQSTPPVDLLNMKAPPRTITLTEQPLDSLETEQTSPAVHNASQAAHFHSRSRRDRSASENMSGRHNGQISRGDVSVTPSPSAPPVRICPPLCSPEDANINLFTAAGFLSYIQSTTRRAYQQVLDILDENHRRFALPLIPNSLQSYDVKFRTQMDLDMTPDDSGLIDASSLRRQIVKLNRRLQLLEEENKERSKREVILYSATVAFWLVNTWIWFRR; from the exons ATGAGTGGGCCAAccttcccctccccctctgCGGAGGTGGCTGAGATGAACCGCATCCATTATGAGCTGGAGTATACAGAGGGCATCAGCCAGCGCATGCGAATCCCCGAGACCCTCAAGGTGGCCCCAGAGAACCAAACCGGGGCTCTGAATCCCCTGCCCGCCCACACGACTCTGATGCAGGTTCCTGAGAGGATTGTTATAGCAG gGGACAATGAGGACCCTCGATACTCTCGCCCCCGAGACTTGGACCTGATCCAGTCCACCCCTCCTGTGGACCTGCTGAACATGAAGGCCCCGCCACGCACCATCACCCTCACAGAGCAGCCTCTGGACTCCCTGGAGACCGAACAGACCTCCCCTGCAGTGCACAACGCAAGCCAGGCG GCCCATTTTCATTCTCGGTCTCGAAGGGATCGAAGTGCCAGTGAGAACATGTCTGGCCGCCACAATGGTCAAATCAGCAGAGGTGATGTAAG TGTAACCCCATCCCCCTCTGCCCCCCCAGTCCGGATTTGtcctcccctctgctccccTGAAGATGCCAACATCAACCTGTTCACAGCCGCAGGCTTCCTGTCCTACATCCAGTCGACTACACGCCGGGCCTACCAGCAGGTGCTTGATATCCTGGACGAAAACCACCGCAG gtttgctTTGCCCCTCATCCCAAACTCACTTCAAAGTTATGATGTTAAATTCAG GACCCAGATGGACTTAGACATGACACCTGACGATTCTGGCTTAATTGATGCTTCCTCACTACGACGACAG ATTGTGAAGCTGAACCGCCGCCTGCAGCTGctagaggaggaaaacaaggagCGCTCCAAGCGAGAGGTGATCCTCTATTCTGCCACAGTGGCGTTCTGGCTCGTCAACACCTGGATCTGGTTTCGTCGCTAA
- the LOC115374598 gene encoding mitochondrial fission factor homolog A-like isoform X2 yields MSGPTFPSPSAEVAEMNRIHYELEYTEGISQRMRIPETLKVAPENQTGALNPLPAHTTLMQVPERIVIAGDNEDPRYSRPRDLDLIQSTPPVDLLNMKAPPRTITLTEQPLDSLETEQTSPAVHNASQAAHFHSRSRRDRSASENMSGRHNGQISRGDVSVTPSPSAPPVRICPPLCSPEDANINLFTAAGFLSYIQSTTRRAYQQVLDILDENHRRTQMDLDMTPDDSGLIDASSLRRQIVKLNRRLQLLEEENKERSKREVILYSATVAFWLVNTWIWFRR; encoded by the exons ATGAGTGGGCCAAccttcccctccccctctgCGGAGGTGGCTGAGATGAACCGCATCCATTATGAGCTGGAGTATACAGAGGGCATCAGCCAGCGCATGCGAATCCCCGAGACCCTCAAGGTGGCCCCAGAGAACCAAACCGGGGCTCTGAATCCCCTGCCCGCCCACACGACTCTGATGCAGGTTCCTGAGAGGATTGTTATAGCAG gGGACAATGAGGACCCTCGATACTCTCGCCCCCGAGACTTGGACCTGATCCAGTCCACCCCTCCTGTGGACCTGCTGAACATGAAGGCCCCGCCACGCACCATCACCCTCACAGAGCAGCCTCTGGACTCCCTGGAGACCGAACAGACCTCCCCTGCAGTGCACAACGCAAGCCAGGCG GCCCATTTTCATTCTCGGTCTCGAAGGGATCGAAGTGCCAGTGAGAACATGTCTGGCCGCCACAATGGTCAAATCAGCAGAGGTGATGTAAG TGTAACCCCATCCCCCTCTGCCCCCCCAGTCCGGATTTGtcctcccctctgctccccTGAAGATGCCAACATCAACCTGTTCACAGCCGCAGGCTTCCTGTCCTACATCCAGTCGACTACACGCCGGGCCTACCAGCAGGTGCTTGATATCCTGGACGAAAACCACCGCAG GACCCAGATGGACTTAGACATGACACCTGACGATTCTGGCTTAATTGATGCTTCCTCACTACGACGACAG ATTGTGAAGCTGAACCGCCGCCTGCAGCTGctagaggaggaaaacaaggagCGCTCCAAGCGAGAGGTGATCCTCTATTCTGCCACAGTGGCGTTCTGGCTCGTCAACACCTGGATCTGGTTTCGTCGCTAA
- the stk25b gene encoding serine/threonine-protein kinase 25 encodes MAHLRDMQNQNSRLDPEEYFTKQERIGKGSFGEVYKGINNRTKEVVAIKIIDLEEAEDEIEDIQQEITVLSQCDSPFVTKYYGSYLKGTKLWIIMEYLGGGSALDLLRPGPLEETYIATILREILKGLEYLHSERKIHRDIKAANVLLSEQGDVKLADFGVAGQLTDTQIKRNTFVGTPFWMAPEVIKQSAYDFKADIWSLGITAIELAKGEPPNSDLHPMRVLFLIPKNTPPTLEGPYSKPFKEFVEACLNKDPRFRPTAKELLKHKFITRYTKKTPYLTELIDRYRRWKSEGHGEESSSDDSDMDADGDVDQCPMWTFPTVRPSSMNKLQKGYTHTDSESADSVKRQPKSQCLSALVTPIFRELKEKRRASGGGVGAIEELENAFNLAEESCPGISDRLVTHMMERVCRFSLNGNTTPSSR; translated from the exons ATGGCACACCTTCGAGACATGCAGAACCAG AATTCCCGGCTGGACCCAGAGGAGTATTTCACCAAGCAGGAGCGGATCGGGAAGGGTTCCTTTGGAGAGGTCTACAAGGGCATCAACAATCGCACCAAGGAGGTGGTGGCTATTAAAATCATAGacctggaggaggcagaggatgaGATCGAAGACATTCAACAGGAGATCACAGTGCTGAGCCAGTGTGACAGTCCCTTTGTCACAAAGTACTATGGATCATACCTGAAG GGGACCAAGCTGTGGATTATCATGGAGTATTTAGGTGGAGGGTCTGCTTTGGATCTG CTCCGTCCAGGGCCTCTTGAAGAGACTTACATTGCCACCATATTGAGGGAAATACTCAAGGGACTGGAGTATCTGCACTCTGAAAGGAAGATCCACAGAGATATCAAAG CGGCCAACGTGCTGCTGTCAGAGCAGGGTGACGTGAAGCTCGCAGACTTCGGGGTGGCCGGGCAGCTGACAGATACCCAGATAAAGAGGAACACATTTGTTGGCACGCCCTTCTGGATGGCCCCAGAGGTTATCAAACAGTCAGCCTACGACTTTAAG GCAGATATCTGGTCTCTGGGAATCACTGCCATCGAGCTGGCCAAAGGTGAACCTCCCAACTCAGACCTACACCCCATGAGGgtcctcttcctcatccccaAAAACACTCCCCCCACTCTGGAGGGCCCCTACAGCAAGCCCTTCAAAGAGTTTGTGGAGGCCTGCCTCAACAAAGACCCCCGCTTT AGGCCAACGGCCAAGGAGCTCCTGAAGCACAAGTTCATCACGCGCTACACCAAGAAGACGCCCTACCTTACAGAGCTGATCGACCGCTACCGCCGCTGGAAGTCAGAGGGGCACGGGGAGGAGTCCAGCTCCGATGACTCAGATAT GGATGCCGATGGTGATGTGGATCAGTGTCCCATGTGGACCTTCCCCACAGTCAGACCCAGCTCTATGAACAAGTTACAGaagggttacacacacacagattcagag tCAGCAGATTCAGTGAAAAGGCAACCCAAGTCACAGTGCCTGTCTGCCTTGGTAACCCCCATCTTCAGAGAG TTGAAGGAGAAGCGGCGGGCGAGCGGCGGAGGTGTAGGAGCCATCGAGGAGCTGGAGAACGCCTTCAACCTTGCTGAGGAGTCCTGTCCCGGCATCTCTGACCGCCTTGTCACACACATGATGGAGAGAGTGTGCAG GTTTTCTTTAAATGGTAACACCACCCCGTCTTCACGGTGA